DNA sequence from the Stigmatella aurantiaca genome:
CCGCCGCTTGGCCGCCACCACGGAGCGGGCCCTTCAGGGACTGCGTTCCGGCAACGCGGGCCGGCCCGTCTTCTCGGAGACCCTCTTTCAGTGGTTCGAGGATGCCTGGCTGGTGGCCTCCGTCGAGCAGGGGGCGACGCGCCTGCGCTCCGGAGCGCTCTTTGCTCAGTTCGTAATACGCCGGGACCGGTACACCGCCGAGTCCTTTCCTGAGCTGGACGGCATCTCCCGGGACGAGCTCCTGGCCGCCCTGGAGCCTGTGCTGAAGCCCTCGCCCGAGACGCTGGAAGTGACAGACGAGCGGGCTCCGTCCGGCCCGGGGGCGGCCCCCGGGGGCGCCGCGCCTGGCGCCGCGGGAGGCGAGGCCCTCCGCCGCTTCGCCACCTCCTTCACGGGCCGGGCGCGCGAGGGCAAGATCGATCTCGTCTTTGGCCGCCACCGGGAGATCCGCCAGATGGTGGACATCCTCTCGCGGCGCCGGAAGAACAACCCCATCCTGGTGGGCGAGCCAGGCGTGGGCAAGACGGCGCTCGTGGAAGGCCTTGCCTGGGCCATCGTGAAGGGCGAAGTGCCTGACGCGCTGAAGAACGTGGAGCTTCTGGGGTTGGATCTCGGGCTGCTCCAAGCGGGCGCGGGGGTGCGCGGCGAGTTCGAAAACCGCCTCAAATCCGTCATCTCCGAGGTGAAGGCGTCTCCCACTCCTATCGTCCTCTTCATCGACGAGGCCCATACGCTCATCGGCTCCGGGACGGGGACTGGAGGCAGCGACGGCGCCAACCTGCTCAAGCCCGCGCTCGCTCGCGGGGAACTGCGCACCATCGCCGCAACCACCTGGGGCGAGTACAAGAAGTATTTTGAGAAGGACGCCGCGCTCGAACGGCGATTCCAGCCCGTCAAGGTGGATGAGCCCACCCTTCCGGAAGCCGAGCTGATGCTCCGTGGGTTGAAGCCTACCTATGAGGCGGCGCATGGCATCACCATCCGGGACGAGGCGGTTTCCGCGGCGGTACGTCTGTCCAGCCGGTACATCTCGGGCCGCCAGCTCCCCGACAAGGCGGTGGACCTGCTCGACACGGCCGCAGCCCGCGTGAAGATCGAGCTGTCCACGAAGCCCGATGAGCTGGTGGCGCTCCATCAGGAGATTGCCGCCCTGGAGCGTGAGCGAGATGCCAAGAAGCGGGATCTCTCCGAGGGATATCCCGGAGACACCGGGGCCGTGGTGAAGCTGGAGGACAAGCTGGCCGCCCTGCGTGACGCCCTCGTCTCCCTGCAGTCCCGGTGGGAAACGGAGCGCGACGCGGTGAGCAAGCTGATGACCGCGCGCCAGAACCTGAGTTCCGCTCCCGCCGAGGCCGACAAAGCGGTCCTGAGCACGCTGGCCGAGGAGGCTTCGGCAGCGCTGGCCCTGGTGCGTGGCGAGGAGCCGCTCGTCCACGCCGAGGTGGATGAGGACATCGTAGCGCGCGTGGTGGCGAGTTGGACGGGCATTCCCGTGGGCAAGATGCGGAGCGATCTGCTTTCGGCGGTGCTGAACCTCGAGACCAAGCTG
Encoded proteins:
- the tssH gene encoding type VI secretion system ATPase TssH, which codes for MEGAPIQVEPKALVRRLTPTATRTLEAAVARASNGHSYEIVAEHMLAQMLEADDSDVARLLHHFQVDRRRLAATTERALQGLRSGNAGRPVFSETLFQWFEDAWLVASVEQGATRLRSGALFAQFVIRRDRYTAESFPELDGISRDELLAALEPVLKPSPETLEVTDERAPSGPGAAPGGAAPGAAGGEALRRFATSFTGRAREGKIDLVFGRHREIRQMVDILSRRRKNNPILVGEPGVGKTALVEGLAWAIVKGEVPDALKNVELLGLDLGLLQAGAGVRGEFENRLKSVISEVKASPTPIVLFIDEAHTLIGSGTGTGGSDGANLLKPALARGELRTIAATTWGEYKKYFEKDAALERRFQPVKVDEPTLPEAELMLRGLKPTYEAAHGITIRDEAVSAAVRLSSRYISGRQLPDKAVDLLDTAAARVKIELSTKPDELVALHQEIAALERERDAKKRDLSEGYPGDTGAVVKLEDKLAALRDALVSLQSRWETERDAVSKLMTARQNLSSAPAEADKAVLSTLAEEASAALALVRGEEPLVHAEVDEDIVARVVASWTGIPVGKMRSDLLSAVLNLETKLTERVRGQETALRKVAEIIRISQAGIRNPDAPIGVMLFVGPSGVGKTETALALADSLYGGERFMTTLNMSEFQEKHTVSRLIGSPPGYVGYGEGGLLTEAVRQRPYSVVLLDECEKADLEVMNLFYQVFDKGVLNDSEGRAVDFRNTIIILTSNLGSDILMRIHEQGATPTADEMIAKVRPTLSKHFKPALLARMTIVPYAPVSTSIMREIVAMKLDKVVGRLRTAHGVETVLAPDLLDELARRCTEAETGARNAEHILQDSLMPALSRELLQRMAGGKLPRQLNISLSPQGGWDIRFTEA